A window from Festucalex cinctus isolate MCC-2025b chromosome 4, RoL_Fcin_1.0, whole genome shotgun sequence encodes these proteins:
- the ppfia1 gene encoding liprin-alpha-1 isoform X4 has product MMCEVMPTISETEGPNGGGTGRRGSSSPLQSDSEGHFESLMVSMLEERDRLLETLRETQENLSLAQGKLHEVGHERDSLQRQLNTALPQEFAALTKEVNMCREQLLEKEEEIAELKAERNNTRLLLEHLECLVSRHERSLRMTVVKRQAQSPAGVSSEVEVLKALKSLFEHHKALDEKVRERLRVALERCSALEEQLTMSHKELAYLREKSCQKRGLADGTSEVNHNSENTPSTNGKRSSDGSLSQEDESGPGFGKVGELQEVVDRQTADLGQMKERMAAMASRNSELEEDLDTARKDLIKSEDMNTRLQRDLRESMAQKEDMEERITTLEKRYLAAQREATSVHDLNDKLENEVANKESLFRQTEDRNRQLQEKLELAEQKLQQTIRKAETLPEVEAELAQRVAALTKAEERHGNVEERLRQHEAQLEEKNQELLRARQREKMNEDHNKRLSETVDKLLSESNERLQLHLKERMSALEDKNALIRELEHTKKLIEESHHEKEQLLIQIETLRAENEQGRSRSNSLLHGRSQLGSTPDFRYPVSASSMMDSNSDHYGSALVLRRPQKGRVAALRDEPSKVQTLNEQEWERVQQANVLANVAQAFESDMDASDLEEDRETIFSSVDLLSPGGQADAQTLALMLQEQLDAINNEIRMIQEEKENTAIRAEEIECRVGSGDNLGGRFRSMSSLPPSLCAGSPIGSSPPGSGHSTPRRIPHSPHRELDRMGVMTLSAQDDKTTIQCETSPPTTPRSMHLNREAGHAASHEDIRDIRGLIGIQDGQGSNPSSSNSSQDSLNKAAKKKSIKSSIGRLFGKKEKGRIPGKDSPSQAGTPEAESSPKDGLGMSTLGGPAEKNRKLQKKHELLDEARRQGLPFAQWDGPTVVVWLELWVGMPAWYVAACRANVKSGAIMSALSDTEIQREIGISNPLHRLKLRLAIQEIMSLTSPSAPPTSRTTTGNVWVTHEEMESLAATPPTEDDESSWAQTLAYGDMNHEWIGNEWLPSLGLPQYRSYFMESLVDARMLDHLTKKDLRGQLKMVDSFHRNSFQCGVMCLRRLNYDRKELERRREESQLEFNDVLVWSNERLINWVQAIGLKEYSANLYESGVHGALLSLDETFDHNTLALLLQIPTQNTQARATLEREYNSLLAIGTDRRMEEDDDKNFRRAPSWRKKFRPKDMRGVPLGVSDTLPANFRVTSSNTSSASTQPKRSPMDGNRWSEDEGEFPAFKTRMMN; this is encoded by the exons GAGTTTGCAGCACTAACAAAAGAGGTAAACATGTGCCGGGAACAACTTCTAGAAAAGGAGGAAGAGATTGCAGAACTGAAAGCTGAGAGAAACAACACACGG CTCCTCTTGGAGCATTTGGAGTGCCTGGTTTCTCGTCATGAACGTAGTCTGAGGATGACGGTAGTGAAACGCCAAGCTCAGTCTCCTGCAGGAGTCTCAAGTGAAGTGGAAGTCCTAAAAGCCCTTAAGTCACTTTTTGAACACCATAAAGCCCTTGATGAGAAG gtAAGGGAGAGGCTGCGAGTCGCCTTGGAAAGATGCAGTGCTTTGGAGGAACAACTCACCATGTCACACAAAGAG TTGGCTTACCTCAGGGAGAAGAGCTGCCAGAAGAGGGGATTGGCAGATGGAACCAGTGAGGTCAACCACAACTCTGAAAATACACCAAGCACTAATGGGAAG CGGTCATCTGATGGATCACTCAGTCAGGAGGATGAGTCGGGTCCTGGTTTCGGCAAGGTTGGGGAACTCCAGGAAGTGGTCGACCGACAGACCGCTGATCTGGGCCAGATGAAGGAGCGCATGGCTGCAATGGCATCCCGAAACAGTGAGCTGGAGGAAGATCTGGACACCGCCAGAAAAGACCTCATCAAGTCTGAAGACATGAATACACGATTACAAAGAGACCTCAGAGAA TCTATGGCTCAGAAGGAGGATATGGAAGAAAGGATCACCACTCTGGAGAAGCGCTACCTGGCAGCTCAGCGGGAGGCTACATCCGTCCACGACCTGAATGACAAGCTGGAGAATGAAGTAGCTAACAAGGAGTCCCTCTTTAGACAA ACTGAAGACCGAAACCGGCAGCTCCAAGAGAAACTGGAACTAGCTGAGCAGAAGCTGCAGCAGACTATCCGGAAAGCCGAGACTCTGCCAGAGGTGGAGGCTGAACTAGCACAAAGAGTAGCTGCCCTCACTAAG GCAGAGGAACGCCATGGTAATGTGGAAGAGAGATTGAGGCAGCATGAGGCCCAGTTGGAGGAAAAGAACCAGGAACTGCTCAGG GCAAGGCAGAGAGAGAAGATGAATGAGGATCACAACAAGCGTCTTTCTGAGACAGTGGACAAGCTCCTGTCTGAGTCCAATGAGAGACTCCAGCTTCACCTTAAAGAGAGGATGTCTGCTCTGGAGGACAAG AATGCCCTCATAAGGGAACTGGAGCACACCAAAAAGCTGATTGAGGAGTCTCACCATGAAAAG GAACAACTCTTGATTCAGATCGAAACGTTGAGGGCCGAAAATGAGCAGGGTAGAAGCAGGAGCAACTCGTTACTTCATGG GCGATCACAGCTGGGAAGCACCCCAGATTTCAGGTATCCAGTGTCTGCTTCCTCTATGATGGACAGCAACTCAGATCACTATGGCAGTGCTCTTGTATTGAGGCGGCCCCAAAAAGGAAGAGTAGCAGCACTTCGAGATGAGCCATCCAAG GTGCAGACCCTTAATGAGCAGGAGTGGGAGCGTGTCCAACAGGCCAATGTGCTTGCTAATGTGGCCCAGGCTTTTGAGAGTGATATGGATGCCTCAGACCTGGAAGAGGACAGAGAGACTATCTTCAGCTCTGTTGATCTTCTGTCGCCTGGTGGTCAGGCAGATGCACAGACACTGGCCTTAATGCTGCAGGAGCAACTTGACGCTATCAACAATGAAATTAG AATGATTCAAGAAGAGAAGGAAAACACAGCCATCCGAGCTGAGGAGATTGAGTGCAGGGTGGGCAGTGGCGACAACCTTGGAGGACGTTTCCGCTCAATGAGCTCCTTACCGCCTTCACTGTGTGCAGGCTCTCCTATTGGCAGCTCTCCTCCAGGCTCTGGCCACTCAACACCAAGACGTATTCCTCATAGCCCCCACAGAGAATTAGACCGGATGGGTGTCATGACCCTG TCTGCTCAGGATGACAAAACCACTATTCAGTGTGAGACATCACCCCCCACCACTCCACGCTCTATGCACCTAAACAGGGAAGCTGGTCATGCTGCCAGCCACGAGGACATAAGAGACATTCGAGG TCTGATTGGCATACAAGATGGGCAGGGTAGCAACCCCAGCAGCAGTAACAGCAGCCAGGACTCTCTCAACAAAGCAGCCAAAAAGAAGAGCATTAAGTCTTCTATTGGACGCCTTTTCGGGAAGAAGGAAAAGGGCCGCATTCCTGGAAAGGACTCTCCCAGTCAAG CTGGTACTCCTGAAGCAGAGAGCTCACCTAAGGATGGCCTTGGAATGAGCACCCTGGGAGGCCCTGCAGAAAAGAACAGAAAACTGCAGAAGAA GCATGAACTGTTAGATGAAGCGCGCAGGCAGGGCCTGCCTTTTGCACAATGGGATGGACCAACCGTTGTCGTTTGGCTTGAG CTGTGGGTGGGCATGCCTGCTTGGTATGTAGCAGCTTGCCGTGCAAACGTAAAGAGCGGAGCCATTATGTCAGCACTTTCCGACACTGAAATCCAGAGGGAGATTGGCATCAGCAACCCATTACATCGTTTAAAACTTCGTCTTGCCATCCAGGAAATCATGTCGCTCACCAGTCCTTCTGCTCCTCCCACCTCCAGAACG ACCACAGGAAACGTTTGGGTCACTCATGAAGAAATGGAAAGTTTGGCAGCTACACCTCCCACG GAGGATGACGAAAGCAGCTGGGCCCAG ACATTGGCGTATGGAGACATGAATCACGAATGGATCGGTAATGAGTGGCTACCCAGCTTGGGTCTACCACAGTATCGTTCATACTTCATGGAGTCCCTGGTGGACGCCCGCATGCTTGATCACCTTACCAAGAAAGACCTCCGCGGACAGCTGAAGATGGTTGACAGTTTCCACAG GAACAGTTTTCAGTGCGGAGTAATGTGTTTAAGGAGGCTCAACTATGACCGGAAAGAGCTGGAGAGGAGAAGGGAAGAGTCTCAGCTGGAGTTTAATG ATGTGCTAGTGTGGAGTAACGAGCGTCTGATAAATTGGGTTCAGGCTATCGGGCTGAAAGAGTACAGTGCCAACCTGTATGAAAGTGGTGTCCATGGCGCATTGCTCTCCCTGGATGAAACCTTTGATCACAATACCCTGGCACTACTGCTGCAAATTCCCACACAGAACACTCAG GCCAGAGCAACTCTTGAGCGGGAATACAACAGTTTGCTGGCCATTGGTACAGACAGGAGGATGGAAGAG GATGACGACAAGAACTTCCGTCGAGCTCCCTCATGGAGAAAGAAGTTCAGACCCAAAGACATGAGGGGGGTGCCTTTGGGAGTTTCCGACACTCTGCCCGCCAATTTCAGGGTGACCAGCAGCAACACATCATCTGCCTCCACACAGCCAAAGAGGAGCCCAATGGACG GTAACCGCTGGTCAGAAGACGAAGGGGAATTCCCTGCTTTCAAGACCAGGATGATGAACTAA
- the ppfia1 gene encoding liprin-alpha-1 isoform X1 → MMCEVMPTISETEGPNGGGTGRRGSSSPLQSDSEGHFESLMVSMLEERDRLLETLRETQENLSLAQGKLHEVGHERDSLQRQLNTALPQEFAALTKEVNMCREQLLEKEEEIAELKAERNNTRLLLEHLECLVSRHERSLRMTVVKRQAQSPAGVSSEVEVLKALKSLFEHHKALDEKVRERLRVALERCSALEEQLTMSHKELAYLREKSCQKRGLADGTSEVNHNSENTPSTNGKRSSDGSLSQEDESGPGFGKVGELQEVVDRQTADLGQMKERMAAMASRNSELEEDLDTARKDLIKSEDMNTRLQRDLRESMAQKEDMEERITTLEKRYLAAQREATSVHDLNDKLENEVANKESLFRQTEDRNRQLQEKLELAEQKLQQTIRKAETLPEVEAELAQRVAALTKAEERHGNVEERLRQHEAQLEEKNQELLRARQREKMNEDHNKRLSETVDKLLSESNERLQLHLKERMSALEDKNALIRELEHTKKLIEESHHEKEQLLIQIETLRAENEQGRSRSNSLLHGRSQLGSTPDFRYPVSASSMMDSNSDHYGSALVLRRPQKGRVAALRDEPSKVQTLNEQEWERVQQANVLANVAQAFESDMDASDLEEDRETIFSSVDLLSPGGQADAQTLALMLQEQLDAINNEIRMIQEEKENTAIRAEEIECRVGSGDNLGGRFRSMSSLPPSLCAGSPIGSSPPGSGHSTPRRIPHSPHRELDRMGVMTLPSDLRKHRRKSAQDDKTTIQCETSPPTTPRSMHLNREAGHAASHEDIRDIRGLIGIQDGQGSNPSSSNSSQDSLNKAAKKKSIKSSIGRLFGKKEKGRIPGKDSPSQAGTPEAESSPKDGLGMSTLGGPAEKNRKLQKKHELLDEARRQGLPFAQWDGPTVVVWLELWVGMPAWYVAACRANVKSGAIMSALSDTEIQREIGISNPLHRLKLRLAIQEIMSLTSPSAPPTSRTTTGNVWVTHEEMESLAATPPTEDDESSWAQTLAYGDMNHEWIGNEWLPSLGLPQYRSYFMESLVDARMLDHLTKKDLRGQLKMVDSFHRNSFQCGVMCLRRLNYDRKELERRREESQLEFNDVLVWSNERLINWVQAIGLKEYSANLYESGVHGALLSLDETFDHNTLALLLQIPTQNTQARATLEREYNSLLAIGTDRRMEEDDDKNFRRAPSWRKKFRPKDMRGVPLGVSDTLPANFRVTSSNTSSASTQPKRSPMDGNRWSEDEGEFPAFKTRMMN, encoded by the exons GAGTTTGCAGCACTAACAAAAGAGGTAAACATGTGCCGGGAACAACTTCTAGAAAAGGAGGAAGAGATTGCAGAACTGAAAGCTGAGAGAAACAACACACGG CTCCTCTTGGAGCATTTGGAGTGCCTGGTTTCTCGTCATGAACGTAGTCTGAGGATGACGGTAGTGAAACGCCAAGCTCAGTCTCCTGCAGGAGTCTCAAGTGAAGTGGAAGTCCTAAAAGCCCTTAAGTCACTTTTTGAACACCATAAAGCCCTTGATGAGAAG gtAAGGGAGAGGCTGCGAGTCGCCTTGGAAAGATGCAGTGCTTTGGAGGAACAACTCACCATGTCACACAAAGAG TTGGCTTACCTCAGGGAGAAGAGCTGCCAGAAGAGGGGATTGGCAGATGGAACCAGTGAGGTCAACCACAACTCTGAAAATACACCAAGCACTAATGGGAAG CGGTCATCTGATGGATCACTCAGTCAGGAGGATGAGTCGGGTCCTGGTTTCGGCAAGGTTGGGGAACTCCAGGAAGTGGTCGACCGACAGACCGCTGATCTGGGCCAGATGAAGGAGCGCATGGCTGCAATGGCATCCCGAAACAGTGAGCTGGAGGAAGATCTGGACACCGCCAGAAAAGACCTCATCAAGTCTGAAGACATGAATACACGATTACAAAGAGACCTCAGAGAA TCTATGGCTCAGAAGGAGGATATGGAAGAAAGGATCACCACTCTGGAGAAGCGCTACCTGGCAGCTCAGCGGGAGGCTACATCCGTCCACGACCTGAATGACAAGCTGGAGAATGAAGTAGCTAACAAGGAGTCCCTCTTTAGACAA ACTGAAGACCGAAACCGGCAGCTCCAAGAGAAACTGGAACTAGCTGAGCAGAAGCTGCAGCAGACTATCCGGAAAGCCGAGACTCTGCCAGAGGTGGAGGCTGAACTAGCACAAAGAGTAGCTGCCCTCACTAAG GCAGAGGAACGCCATGGTAATGTGGAAGAGAGATTGAGGCAGCATGAGGCCCAGTTGGAGGAAAAGAACCAGGAACTGCTCAGG GCAAGGCAGAGAGAGAAGATGAATGAGGATCACAACAAGCGTCTTTCTGAGACAGTGGACAAGCTCCTGTCTGAGTCCAATGAGAGACTCCAGCTTCACCTTAAAGAGAGGATGTCTGCTCTGGAGGACAAG AATGCCCTCATAAGGGAACTGGAGCACACCAAAAAGCTGATTGAGGAGTCTCACCATGAAAAG GAACAACTCTTGATTCAGATCGAAACGTTGAGGGCCGAAAATGAGCAGGGTAGAAGCAGGAGCAACTCGTTACTTCATGG GCGATCACAGCTGGGAAGCACCCCAGATTTCAGGTATCCAGTGTCTGCTTCCTCTATGATGGACAGCAACTCAGATCACTATGGCAGTGCTCTTGTATTGAGGCGGCCCCAAAAAGGAAGAGTAGCAGCACTTCGAGATGAGCCATCCAAG GTGCAGACCCTTAATGAGCAGGAGTGGGAGCGTGTCCAACAGGCCAATGTGCTTGCTAATGTGGCCCAGGCTTTTGAGAGTGATATGGATGCCTCAGACCTGGAAGAGGACAGAGAGACTATCTTCAGCTCTGTTGATCTTCTGTCGCCTGGTGGTCAGGCAGATGCACAGACACTGGCCTTAATGCTGCAGGAGCAACTTGACGCTATCAACAATGAAATTAG AATGATTCAAGAAGAGAAGGAAAACACAGCCATCCGAGCTGAGGAGATTGAGTGCAGGGTGGGCAGTGGCGACAACCTTGGAGGACGTTTCCGCTCAATGAGCTCCTTACCGCCTTCACTGTGTGCAGGCTCTCCTATTGGCAGCTCTCCTCCAGGCTCTGGCCACTCAACACCAAGACGTATTCCTCATAGCCCCCACAGAGAATTAGACCGGATGGGTGTCATGACCCTG CCTAGTGACCTGCGCAAGCACCGCAGGAAG TCTGCTCAGGATGACAAAACCACTATTCAGTGTGAGACATCACCCCCCACCACTCCACGCTCTATGCACCTAAACAGGGAAGCTGGTCATGCTGCCAGCCACGAGGACATAAGAGACATTCGAGG TCTGATTGGCATACAAGATGGGCAGGGTAGCAACCCCAGCAGCAGTAACAGCAGCCAGGACTCTCTCAACAAAGCAGCCAAAAAGAAGAGCATTAAGTCTTCTATTGGACGCCTTTTCGGGAAGAAGGAAAAGGGCCGCATTCCTGGAAAGGACTCTCCCAGTCAAG CTGGTACTCCTGAAGCAGAGAGCTCACCTAAGGATGGCCTTGGAATGAGCACCCTGGGAGGCCCTGCAGAAAAGAACAGAAAACTGCAGAAGAA GCATGAACTGTTAGATGAAGCGCGCAGGCAGGGCCTGCCTTTTGCACAATGGGATGGACCAACCGTTGTCGTTTGGCTTGAG CTGTGGGTGGGCATGCCTGCTTGGTATGTAGCAGCTTGCCGTGCAAACGTAAAGAGCGGAGCCATTATGTCAGCACTTTCCGACACTGAAATCCAGAGGGAGATTGGCATCAGCAACCCATTACATCGTTTAAAACTTCGTCTTGCCATCCAGGAAATCATGTCGCTCACCAGTCCTTCTGCTCCTCCCACCTCCAGAACG ACCACAGGAAACGTTTGGGTCACTCATGAAGAAATGGAAAGTTTGGCAGCTACACCTCCCACG GAGGATGACGAAAGCAGCTGGGCCCAG ACATTGGCGTATGGAGACATGAATCACGAATGGATCGGTAATGAGTGGCTACCCAGCTTGGGTCTACCACAGTATCGTTCATACTTCATGGAGTCCCTGGTGGACGCCCGCATGCTTGATCACCTTACCAAGAAAGACCTCCGCGGACAGCTGAAGATGGTTGACAGTTTCCACAG GAACAGTTTTCAGTGCGGAGTAATGTGTTTAAGGAGGCTCAACTATGACCGGAAAGAGCTGGAGAGGAGAAGGGAAGAGTCTCAGCTGGAGTTTAATG ATGTGCTAGTGTGGAGTAACGAGCGTCTGATAAATTGGGTTCAGGCTATCGGGCTGAAAGAGTACAGTGCCAACCTGTATGAAAGTGGTGTCCATGGCGCATTGCTCTCCCTGGATGAAACCTTTGATCACAATACCCTGGCACTACTGCTGCAAATTCCCACACAGAACACTCAG GCCAGAGCAACTCTTGAGCGGGAATACAACAGTTTGCTGGCCATTGGTACAGACAGGAGGATGGAAGAG GATGACGACAAGAACTTCCGTCGAGCTCCCTCATGGAGAAAGAAGTTCAGACCCAAAGACATGAGGGGGGTGCCTTTGGGAGTTTCCGACACTCTGCCCGCCAATTTCAGGGTGACCAGCAGCAACACATCATCTGCCTCCACACAGCCAAAGAGGAGCCCAATGGACG GTAACCGCTGGTCAGAAGACGAAGGGGAATTCCCTGCTTTCAAGACCAGGATGATGAACTAA
- the ppfia1 gene encoding liprin-alpha-1 isoform X3 produces MMCEVMPTISETEGPNGGGTGRRGSSSPLQSDSEGHFESLMVSMLEERDRLLETLRETQENLSLAQGKLHEVGHERDSLQRQLNTALPQEFAALTKEVNMCREQLLEKEEEIAELKAERNNTRLLLEHLECLVSRHERSLRMTVVKRQAQSPAGVSSEVEVLKALKSLFEHHKALDEKVRERLRVALERCSALEEQLTMSHKELAYLREKSCQKRGLADGTSEVNHNSENTPSTNGKRSSDGSLSQEDESGPGFGKVGELQEVVDRQTADLGQMKERMAAMASRNSELEEDLDTARKDLIKSEDMNTRLQRDLRESMAQKEDMEERITTLEKRYLAAQREATSVHDLNDKLENEVANKESLFRQTEDRNRQLQEKLELAEQKLQQTIRKAETLPEVEAELAQRVAALTKAEERHGNVEERLRQHEAQLEEKNQELLRARQREKMNEDHNKRLSETVDKLLSESNERLQLHLKERMSALEDKNALIRELEHTKKLIEESHHEKEQLLIQIETLRAENEQGRSRSNSLLHGRSQLGSTPDFRYPVSASSMMDSNSDHYGSALVLRRPQKGRVAALRDEPSKVQTLNEQEWERVQQANVLANVAQAFESDMDASDLEEDRETIFSSVDLLSPGGQADAQTLALMLQEQLDAINNEIRMIQEEKENTAIRAEEIECRVGSGDNLGGRFRSMSSLPPSLCAGSPIGSSPPGSGHSTPRRIPHSPHRELDRMGVMTLPSDLRKHRRKSAQDDKTTIQCETSPPTTPRSMHLNREAGHAASHEDIRDIRGLIGIQDGQGSNPSSSNSSQDSLNKAAKKKSIKSSIGRLFGKKEKGRIPGKDSPSQAGTPEAESSPKDGLGMSTLGGPAEKNRKLQKKHELLDEARRQGLPFAQWDGPTVVVWLELWVGMPAWYVAACRANVKSGAIMSALSDTEIQREIGISNPLHRLKLRLAIQEIMSLTSPSAPPTSRTTTGNVWVTHEEMESLAATPPTTLAYGDMNHEWIGNEWLPSLGLPQYRSYFMESLVDARMLDHLTKKDLRGQLKMVDSFHRNSFQCGVMCLRRLNYDRKELERRREESQLEFNDVLVWSNERLINWVQAIGLKEYSANLYESGVHGALLSLDETFDHNTLALLLQIPTQNTQARATLEREYNSLLAIGTDRRMEEDDDKNFRRAPSWRKKFRPKDMRGVPLGVSDTLPANFRVTSSNTSSASTQPKRSPMDGNRWSEDEGEFPAFKTRMMN; encoded by the exons GAGTTTGCAGCACTAACAAAAGAGGTAAACATGTGCCGGGAACAACTTCTAGAAAAGGAGGAAGAGATTGCAGAACTGAAAGCTGAGAGAAACAACACACGG CTCCTCTTGGAGCATTTGGAGTGCCTGGTTTCTCGTCATGAACGTAGTCTGAGGATGACGGTAGTGAAACGCCAAGCTCAGTCTCCTGCAGGAGTCTCAAGTGAAGTGGAAGTCCTAAAAGCCCTTAAGTCACTTTTTGAACACCATAAAGCCCTTGATGAGAAG gtAAGGGAGAGGCTGCGAGTCGCCTTGGAAAGATGCAGTGCTTTGGAGGAACAACTCACCATGTCACACAAAGAG TTGGCTTACCTCAGGGAGAAGAGCTGCCAGAAGAGGGGATTGGCAGATGGAACCAGTGAGGTCAACCACAACTCTGAAAATACACCAAGCACTAATGGGAAG CGGTCATCTGATGGATCACTCAGTCAGGAGGATGAGTCGGGTCCTGGTTTCGGCAAGGTTGGGGAACTCCAGGAAGTGGTCGACCGACAGACCGCTGATCTGGGCCAGATGAAGGAGCGCATGGCTGCAATGGCATCCCGAAACAGTGAGCTGGAGGAAGATCTGGACACCGCCAGAAAAGACCTCATCAAGTCTGAAGACATGAATACACGATTACAAAGAGACCTCAGAGAA TCTATGGCTCAGAAGGAGGATATGGAAGAAAGGATCACCACTCTGGAGAAGCGCTACCTGGCAGCTCAGCGGGAGGCTACATCCGTCCACGACCTGAATGACAAGCTGGAGAATGAAGTAGCTAACAAGGAGTCCCTCTTTAGACAA ACTGAAGACCGAAACCGGCAGCTCCAAGAGAAACTGGAACTAGCTGAGCAGAAGCTGCAGCAGACTATCCGGAAAGCCGAGACTCTGCCAGAGGTGGAGGCTGAACTAGCACAAAGAGTAGCTGCCCTCACTAAG GCAGAGGAACGCCATGGTAATGTGGAAGAGAGATTGAGGCAGCATGAGGCCCAGTTGGAGGAAAAGAACCAGGAACTGCTCAGG GCAAGGCAGAGAGAGAAGATGAATGAGGATCACAACAAGCGTCTTTCTGAGACAGTGGACAAGCTCCTGTCTGAGTCCAATGAGAGACTCCAGCTTCACCTTAAAGAGAGGATGTCTGCTCTGGAGGACAAG AATGCCCTCATAAGGGAACTGGAGCACACCAAAAAGCTGATTGAGGAGTCTCACCATGAAAAG GAACAACTCTTGATTCAGATCGAAACGTTGAGGGCCGAAAATGAGCAGGGTAGAAGCAGGAGCAACTCGTTACTTCATGG GCGATCACAGCTGGGAAGCACCCCAGATTTCAGGTATCCAGTGTCTGCTTCCTCTATGATGGACAGCAACTCAGATCACTATGGCAGTGCTCTTGTATTGAGGCGGCCCCAAAAAGGAAGAGTAGCAGCACTTCGAGATGAGCCATCCAAG GTGCAGACCCTTAATGAGCAGGAGTGGGAGCGTGTCCAACAGGCCAATGTGCTTGCTAATGTGGCCCAGGCTTTTGAGAGTGATATGGATGCCTCAGACCTGGAAGAGGACAGAGAGACTATCTTCAGCTCTGTTGATCTTCTGTCGCCTGGTGGTCAGGCAGATGCACAGACACTGGCCTTAATGCTGCAGGAGCAACTTGACGCTATCAACAATGAAATTAG AATGATTCAAGAAGAGAAGGAAAACACAGCCATCCGAGCTGAGGAGATTGAGTGCAGGGTGGGCAGTGGCGACAACCTTGGAGGACGTTTCCGCTCAATGAGCTCCTTACCGCCTTCACTGTGTGCAGGCTCTCCTATTGGCAGCTCTCCTCCAGGCTCTGGCCACTCAACACCAAGACGTATTCCTCATAGCCCCCACAGAGAATTAGACCGGATGGGTGTCATGACCCTG CCTAGTGACCTGCGCAAGCACCGCAGGAAG TCTGCTCAGGATGACAAAACCACTATTCAGTGTGAGACATCACCCCCCACCACTCCACGCTCTATGCACCTAAACAGGGAAGCTGGTCATGCTGCCAGCCACGAGGACATAAGAGACATTCGAGG TCTGATTGGCATACAAGATGGGCAGGGTAGCAACCCCAGCAGCAGTAACAGCAGCCAGGACTCTCTCAACAAAGCAGCCAAAAAGAAGAGCATTAAGTCTTCTATTGGACGCCTTTTCGGGAAGAAGGAAAAGGGCCGCATTCCTGGAAAGGACTCTCCCAGTCAAG CTGGTACTCCTGAAGCAGAGAGCTCACCTAAGGATGGCCTTGGAATGAGCACCCTGGGAGGCCCTGCAGAAAAGAACAGAAAACTGCAGAAGAA GCATGAACTGTTAGATGAAGCGCGCAGGCAGGGCCTGCCTTTTGCACAATGGGATGGACCAACCGTTGTCGTTTGGCTTGAG CTGTGGGTGGGCATGCCTGCTTGGTATGTAGCAGCTTGCCGTGCAAACGTAAAGAGCGGAGCCATTATGTCAGCACTTTCCGACACTGAAATCCAGAGGGAGATTGGCATCAGCAACCCATTACATCGTTTAAAACTTCGTCTTGCCATCCAGGAAATCATGTCGCTCACCAGTCCTTCTGCTCCTCCCACCTCCAGAACG ACCACAGGAAACGTTTGGGTCACTCATGAAGAAATGGAAAGTTTGGCAGCTACACCTCCCACG ACATTGGCGTATGGAGACATGAATCACGAATGGATCGGTAATGAGTGGCTACCCAGCTTGGGTCTACCACAGTATCGTTCATACTTCATGGAGTCCCTGGTGGACGCCCGCATGCTTGATCACCTTACCAAGAAAGACCTCCGCGGACAGCTGAAGATGGTTGACAGTTTCCACAG GAACAGTTTTCAGTGCGGAGTAATGTGTTTAAGGAGGCTCAACTATGACCGGAAAGAGCTGGAGAGGAGAAGGGAAGAGTCTCAGCTGGAGTTTAATG ATGTGCTAGTGTGGAGTAACGAGCGTCTGATAAATTGGGTTCAGGCTATCGGGCTGAAAGAGTACAGTGCCAACCTGTATGAAAGTGGTGTCCATGGCGCATTGCTCTCCCTGGATGAAACCTTTGATCACAATACCCTGGCACTACTGCTGCAAATTCCCACACAGAACACTCAG GCCAGAGCAACTCTTGAGCGGGAATACAACAGTTTGCTGGCCATTGGTACAGACAGGAGGATGGAAGAG GATGACGACAAGAACTTCCGTCGAGCTCCCTCATGGAGAAAGAAGTTCAGACCCAAAGACATGAGGGGGGTGCCTTTGGGAGTTTCCGACACTCTGCCCGCCAATTTCAGGGTGACCAGCAGCAACACATCATCTGCCTCCACACAGCCAAAGAGGAGCCCAATGGACG GTAACCGCTGGTCAGAAGACGAAGGGGAATTCCCTGCTTTCAAGACCAGGATGATGAACTAA